From the Maioricimonas rarisocia genome, one window contains:
- a CDS encoding neutral/alkaline non-lysosomal ceramidase N-terminal domain-containing protein — MFRSVLPICVTVLLLFAGSGQRPLAGAEPFLAGAATADLTPEAGVSMDGMISKPGPVRGVHDPLTSRAIVLALGESKVAICVNDMCMIDREVYDAARQIVFERTGIPPGHQLMAATHSHATPRVVRVSTRPPDEAYRGFAAKRIAEAIVKAHGNLAPAQIAFGTFEKGELLACRRFLCEEGSVAPNPFGEEGERVKSVAGRSTNIIRPAGPIDPVFSVLSIQRVDGRPLAVLGNFSVHYCGGYAAGQVSADYFGVYARKLEEALGRTEEGPAFVGIMSNGTSGDTGSFQLSGGRKPPWERMEQAGTLLAEETLELLKSLEYSQPRTLTVATSELELDVRKPDAERLTWAKELLADPDAKGPHRWSRIYADQAVRLAEYPDRYPVFLQAIRIGDVGIAACPSEVFAETGLAIRAGSPLKKTFTMELANGYSGYLPTPQQHAWGGYETWPACSSHLEVQAEPRIRSELIRLLGEVAQP; from the coding sequence ATGTTCCGTTCTGTCCTGCCGATCTGTGTGACTGTACTGCTTCTCTTCGCGGGAAGCGGGCAACGCCCTCTCGCCGGTGCCGAGCCGTTCCTCGCCGGGGCGGCGACGGCCGATCTGACGCCCGAGGCGGGTGTGTCGATGGACGGCATGATCAGCAAGCCGGGGCCGGTGCGGGGCGTGCATGATCCACTCACTTCCCGGGCGATCGTGCTGGCGCTCGGTGAGTCGAAGGTGGCGATCTGCGTCAACGACATGTGCATGATCGACCGCGAAGTCTACGACGCAGCCAGGCAGATCGTATTCGAGCGGACGGGCATTCCGCCGGGGCATCAGCTGATGGCGGCCACGCACTCGCACGCAACGCCGCGGGTGGTCCGCGTCAGTACACGTCCCCCCGACGAAGCCTACCGGGGCTTCGCGGCCAAGCGGATCGCCGAGGCAATCGTCAAAGCGCATGGGAACCTGGCTCCGGCACAGATCGCGTTCGGCACGTTCGAGAAGGGAGAACTGCTCGCCTGCCGGCGGTTCCTGTGTGAAGAGGGAAGCGTCGCTCCGAATCCGTTCGGCGAGGAAGGAGAACGGGTTAAGTCGGTCGCCGGGCGGAGCACGAATATCATTCGTCCTGCCGGGCCGATCGATCCGGTCTTCTCGGTGCTGTCGATCCAGCGTGTGGACGGGCGGCCGCTGGCGGTGCTCGGGAACTTCAGCGTGCATTACTGCGGCGGGTACGCGGCAGGGCAGGTGAGTGCCGACTACTTCGGTGTGTATGCCCGCAAGCTCGAAGAGGCACTGGGGCGGACGGAGGAAGGGCCAGCGTTCGTGGGGATCATGAGCAACGGGACGAGCGGAGATACCGGTTCATTTCAGCTTTCCGGCGGACGGAAGCCTCCCTGGGAGCGAATGGAACAGGCCGGGACGCTGCTTGCGGAGGAAACGCTCGAGTTGCTGAAGTCGCTCGAGTATTCGCAGCCGCGGACGCTGACGGTCGCGACAAGCGAGCTGGAACTGGATGTGCGAAAGCCGGATGCCGAGCGGCTGACGTGGGCGAAGGAGCTGCTGGCCGATCCGGACGCAAAGGGCCCGCACCGCTGGAGCCGGATCTACGCGGACCAGGCGGTGAGACTCGCGGAGTATCCGGATCGCTATCCGGTGTTTCTGCAGGCGATCCGGATCGGAGACGTGGGGATTGCGGCCTGTCCTTCCGAGGTCTTTGCCGAGACCGGTCTGGCGATCCGCGCCGGCAGTCCGCTGAAGAAGACCTTCACCATGGAACTGGCGAACGGTTACTCCGGCTATCTGCCGACGCCGCAGCAGCACGCATGGGGCGGCTATGAAACGTGGCCGGCGTGCAGCAGCCATCTCGAAGTGCAGGCCGAGCCGAGGATCCGTTCCGAGTTGATCCGGCTGCTCGGCGAGGTGGCGCAGCCGTAG
- a CDS encoding ATP synthase subunit B family protein → MDPKNTQQGMGDRSQQGNADDRVRSKAKAKAEEGQREAERLKEDAATATEQMQEEARETVEAARDSAAEAMRQAREEGASFAARQKDRAASEISTIEEAIRRAASKLDDENDERLASWVEAAADGVGRTASYLKGNEPGHLVEDVEDVARQRPELFYGGLFVAGLGIARFLKASRPRSRRRSDTTQRDGVELHQNYTPPSQVATGVPAGASTASTRGPVATKPR, encoded by the coding sequence ATGGATCCAAAGAACACACAGCAAGGCATGGGGGATCGAAGTCAACAGGGCAACGCGGACGATCGGGTTCGCAGCAAGGCAAAAGCGAAGGCCGAAGAAGGTCAGCGTGAAGCCGAACGACTGAAGGAGGACGCTGCGACCGCCACGGAGCAGATGCAGGAGGAGGCTCGGGAGACGGTCGAAGCGGCCCGCGACTCGGCTGCCGAAGCAATGCGTCAGGCGCGCGAAGAAGGAGCCTCTTTTGCGGCACGTCAGAAGGATCGGGCTGCCAGCGAGATCTCGACGATCGAGGAGGCCATCCGCCGGGCTGCGTCGAAGCTGGATGACGAAAATGATGAGCGGCTCGCTTCCTGGGTGGAAGCGGCGGCCGATGGTGTCGGACGGACGGCCAGTTACCTGAAGGGGAACGAGCCGGGGCATCTGGTCGAAGACGTCGAAGATGTTGCACGCCAGCGGCCCGAACTGTTCTACGGGGGGCTGTTTGTCGCGGGCCTGGGGATCGCACGGTTCCTGAAGGCTTCGCGTCCGCGATCGCGGCGACGATCGGATACGACGCAGCGGGACGGAGTTGAACTGCACCAGAACTACACGCCGCCGTCCCAGGTTGCCACTGGGGTGCCGGCAGGTGCGTCGACCGCGTCGACGCGTGGGCCGGTCGCGACAAAACCCCGTTGA
- a CDS encoding arylsulfatase, which yields MTRMTWLAIVAIIWLGLSAQTARAADERPNIIFIMADDLGYAELGSYGQTKIRTPYLDRLAEEGMRFTQYYSGAPVCAPARCVLMTGKHLGHSYVRDNSEVGTWESFQGQIPLPAGEKTVAEVLKEAGYVTGAFGKWGLGRVGSSGDPLNQGFDRFFGYNCQRHAHNYYPRYLIDDREQRPLEGNDRGLTGEQYAPQLIADELLKFLRANHDQPFFIYYPTVIPHLALQVPEDDVAAYRGEWEETPYEGRSYLPHPTPKAAYAAMITFMDRQVGRILESLDELGVAENTLVVFTSDNGTTMLKPQVDYEFFESVGPLRGLKGSVYEGGLRVPLIARWPGKIPAGTVSDHQAVHYDVLATLAEVAGAEVPAGTDGISFLPELRGNAKQQKEHEYLFWDFGGYGGQIAVRMGDWKGVKRNLRRKPDAPLELYNLAEDIGEQNNVAAEHPEVAAKIEEIILEARDVPEVEKFRFGRYRE from the coding sequence ATGACTCGAATGACGTGGCTTGCGATCGTGGCGATCATCTGGCTGGGACTGTCGGCACAGACGGCCCGTGCTGCCGATGAGCGACCGAATATCATCTTCATCATGGCGGACGACCTCGGCTATGCCGAGCTGGGGAGCTACGGCCAGACGAAGATCCGCACGCCGTACCTGGACCGGCTGGCCGAGGAGGGGATGCGATTCACGCAGTACTACTCGGGGGCGCCCGTATGTGCGCCGGCCCGCTGTGTGCTGATGACCGGCAAGCACCTGGGGCACTCGTACGTGCGCGACAACTCGGAGGTTGGGACGTGGGAGTCCTTCCAGGGGCAGATCCCGCTGCCGGCCGGAGAGAAGACCGTCGCTGAGGTGCTCAAGGAAGCCGGTTACGTCACCGGAGCATTCGGCAAGTGGGGACTGGGTCGCGTTGGCTCGAGTGGTGATCCGCTCAACCAGGGGTTCGACCGGTTCTTCGGCTACAACTGTCAGCGGCACGCACACAATTACTATCCCCGGTATCTCATCGACGACCGGGAGCAGCGACCGCTGGAAGGGAACGACCGCGGCCTGACGGGCGAGCAGTATGCCCCGCAGTTGATTGCGGATGAGCTGCTGAAGTTCCTCCGCGCAAACCACGACCAGCCTTTCTTCATCTACTACCCCACCGTCATCCCGCATCTGGCACTGCAGGTGCCCGAAGACGACGTAGCCGCGTATCGTGGCGAGTGGGAAGAAACGCCGTACGAGGGGCGATCGTACTTGCCGCATCCGACGCCGAAAGCCGCGTACGCAGCGATGATCACGTTCATGGATCGTCAGGTGGGGCGGATTCTGGAATCACTGGACGAGCTGGGTGTGGCGGAGAACACGCTGGTGGTGTTCACGTCGGACAACGGCACGACGATGCTCAAGCCTCAGGTGGATTACGAGTTCTTCGAGAGTGTCGGTCCGCTGCGGGGCCTGAAGGGATCGGTTTATGAGGGGGGACTTCGCGTGCCGCTGATCGCCCGCTGGCCCGGGAAGATTCCGGCCGGAACGGTGAGCGATCACCAGGCGGTCCATTACGACGTGCTGGCGACGCTGGCGGAGGTCGCGGGGGCAGAGGTACCTGCGGGGACGGACGGCATCAGCTTTCTGCCGGAGCTGCGGGGGAACGCGAAGCAACAGAAGGAGCATGAGTACCTGTTCTGGGACTTCGGCGGGTACGGCGGCCAGATCGCCGTCCGCATGGGGGACTGGAAGGGAGTGAAGCGGAACCTCCGCAGGAAGCCCGATGCGCCACTGGAGCTGTACAACCTGGCCGAGGACATCGGCGAGCAGAACAACGTGGCGGCAGAGCATCCGGAGGTGGCGGCGAAGATCGAGGAGATCATCCTCGAGGCGCGTGATGTGCCGGAGGTAGAGAAGTTCCGCTTCGGGCGATACCGGGAGTAG
- a CDS encoding class I SAM-dependent methyltransferase, translating to MDVRDHNRKAWDQSVAEGNRWTVPVSREEVDRARQGDFKILLTPTRPVPADWFPDLNGTRTLCLAAAGGQQAPLLAAAGSIVTVFDNSPGQLAQDRSVAERDGLSLKLVEGDMADLSEFADGSFDLIVHPCSNAFVPDVNPVWRECFRVLCPGGSLLAGFTNSLRYLFDYERMEQGELEVRNSIPYSDVAHLPAAYLQKMIDAGEALEFGHSLEDQIGGQLRAGFVLAGMFEDRYPEEDEDLLSTYVDTFIATQAVKPERH from the coding sequence ATGGACGTTCGTGATCACAATCGCAAAGCGTGGGACCAGAGCGTCGCGGAAGGAAACCGGTGGACGGTGCCGGTCAGCAGGGAAGAGGTCGATCGGGCCCGGCAGGGGGACTTCAAGATCCTGCTGACGCCGACCAGACCGGTGCCGGCGGACTGGTTTCCCGATCTGAACGGCACGCGGACGCTCTGCCTGGCCGCGGCCGGAGGTCAGCAGGCGCCGTTGCTGGCGGCTGCCGGTTCCATCGTGACGGTCTTCGACAATTCCCCCGGCCAACTGGCGCAGGATCGCAGCGTAGCCGAGCGGGACGGGCTGAGCCTGAAACTCGTCGAGGGAGACATGGCGGACCTGTCTGAGTTCGCCGACGGCTCGTTCGATCTGATCGTGCATCCCTGTTCGAACGCGTTCGTGCCGGACGTGAATCCGGTCTGGAGGGAATGCTTCCGGGTACTCTGTCCCGGCGGATCGCTGCTCGCCGGCTTTACCAATTCGCTGCGGTATCTGTTCGACTACGAGCGGATGGAGCAGGGGGAACTGGAGGTCCGCAATTCCATACCCTACTCGGATGTGGCGCATCTGCCGGCGGCGTATCTGCAGAAGATGATCGATGCGGGGGAGGCGCTGGAGTTCGGGCATTCGCTGGAGGATCAGATCGGGGGACAGCTGCGGGCGGGGTTTGTTCTGGCGGGAATGTTCGAAGACCGATATCCGGAGGAAGATGAGGATCTGCTCTCGACGTACGTCGACACGTTCATTGCGACACAGGCGGTGAAGCCGGAGAGACACTGA
- a CDS encoding twin-arginine translocation signal domain-containing protein has product MNHLSRRDFLHSTAALAASAGLSGWTAGLLQAETESVTELSMAPFRFDVSPPLGHPCCGGWIKPVVGYDDPQEAIGFVLKGAGKPIVVCSVDWTGILNEAHVAFRTALAEAAGTTPDRVAVQSVHPHNAPFACLEAERITQEQGDLPHIVFVDFFNECLDKGREAVAAASKSMQRVTHVASGEAKVQKVAANRRILGEDGKVRAQRGSSCRDPELRALPEGLIDPYLKTIAFYAGEKKLVACHYYACHPMSYYGDGRVSADFCGLARRQREQDDPGCTHIYFNGCGGNIGAGKYNDGSKEMRPVLTQRIYDGIVASEESLKPEPIESLGWSTQEILPPTGARWDADAILKQIADKSLRPVQRNRPAYTVAWIRRQEQGIPIVLSGMHVNNTSMLHLPAECFIEYQLAAQKMAEDRFVACAAYGDGGPWYIPTAEAYPQGGYAVSVAWCDPQVEDVLTGGIRNLLS; this is encoded by the coding sequence ATGAATCACCTGTCACGCCGCGACTTTCTTCATTCCACTGCTGCCCTTGCTGCATCCGCCGGGCTCTCCGGCTGGACGGCCGGTCTCCTGCAGGCAGAGACGGAATCGGTGACGGAACTGTCGATGGCACCGTTCCGATTCGATGTCTCGCCTCCACTGGGGCATCCCTGCTGCGGCGGGTGGATCAAGCCGGTGGTGGGGTATGACGATCCGCAGGAAGCCATCGGCTTTGTGCTGAAGGGGGCCGGCAAGCCGATCGTCGTCTGTTCGGTCGACTGGACCGGGATCCTCAACGAAGCACACGTCGCTTTCCGGACCGCGCTGGCCGAGGCGGCCGGGACGACGCCGGATCGCGTCGCCGTGCAGTCCGTGCATCCTCACAACGCACCGTTTGCCTGTCTGGAAGCGGAACGGATCACTCAGGAGCAGGGAGATCTGCCGCACATCGTGTTCGTCGACTTCTTCAACGAGTGCCTCGACAAGGGACGCGAGGCGGTTGCCGCCGCGTCGAAGTCGATGCAGCGGGTCACGCACGTCGCCTCGGGCGAAGCGAAGGTGCAGAAGGTGGCGGCAAATCGGCGGATCCTGGGGGAGGATGGCAAGGTTCGCGCCCAGCGGGGCAGCAGTTGCCGGGATCCCGAACTGCGGGCACTGCCCGAAGGTCTGATCGATCCGTATCTCAAAACTATTGCCTTCTACGCCGGCGAGAAAAAGCTCGTGGCGTGCCACTACTACGCCTGTCATCCGATGAGCTACTACGGCGACGGCCGGGTGAGTGCCGACTTCTGCGGGCTCGCCCGTCGGCAGCGCGAGCAGGATGATCCCGGCTGCACGCACATCTACTTCAACGGCTGCGGTGGGAACATCGGGGCCGGCAAGTACAACGACGGCTCGAAGGAGATGCGGCCGGTGCTCACGCAGCGGATCTACGACGGCATCGTGGCCTCGGAAGAGTCGCTGAAGCCGGAGCCGATCGAGTCGCTCGGCTGGTCAACGCAGGAGATTCTTCCGCCGACGGGTGCCCGTTGGGACGCCGACGCGATTCTCAAGCAGATCGCCGACAAGTCTCTGCGGCCCGTGCAGCGAAACCGTCCGGCCTACACAGTGGCGTGGATCCGCCGGCAGGAGCAGGGGATTCCGATCGTGCTCAGCGGGATGCATGTGAACAACACTTCGATGCTGCATCTGCCGGCCGAGTGCTTCATCGAGTACCAGCTTGCTGCCCAGAAGATGGCCGAAGACCGGTTCGTTGCCTGCGCGGCGTACGGCGATGGCGGGCCGTGGTACATTCCGACTGCCGAGGCGTACCCGCAGGGAGGCTATGCGGTGTCGGTCGCGTGGTGTGATCCCCAGGTCGAGGACGTGCTGACGGGCGGGATCCGTAATCTGCTGTCGTGA
- a CDS encoding NAD-dependent epimerase/dehydratase family protein yields the protein MHALVTGGGGFLGRYIVEQLLDRGATVRVLCRGEYPELNALGVEIVRGDVRDAETVRKATEGCEAVFHVAAVPGVWGPWQRYYSINVQGTENVLAACRSAGVTRLVYTSSPSVVYDGKPHVKADESLPYPDGDSYLCHYPHSKAIAERLVLEANGAHGLCTTALRPHLIWGPRDNHLIPRLVQRARSGRLRQVGDGTNEISMAYVENVAAAHLQVGDQLQPGAAPCGQAYFINEPEPVLLWEWVNRLLTTAGLDPVRKTISAGAARRVGALLEGIYTLFRLPGEPPMTRFVASQLSQSHSYRIEKAERDFGYRPVVSVDEGLAKLEPELRALAQK from the coding sequence ATGCACGCTCTGGTGACCGGCGGTGGAGGGTTTCTCGGCCGCTATATCGTCGAACAGCTACTCGACCGCGGCGCCACCGTCCGTGTTCTCTGCCGGGGCGAGTATCCCGAGCTGAATGCCCTCGGCGTCGAGATCGTTCGTGGCGATGTGCGCGATGCGGAGACCGTCCGGAAGGCGACCGAAGGATGTGAGGCGGTCTTTCACGTGGCGGCCGTTCCGGGCGTGTGGGGACCGTGGCAACGATATTACAGCATCAATGTTCAGGGGACCGAGAACGTCCTCGCGGCCTGCCGTTCCGCCGGAGTCACCAGGCTCGTCTACACCAGTTCGCCCAGTGTGGTCTATGACGGCAAGCCGCATGTGAAGGCGGACGAGTCGCTGCCGTATCCGGACGGCGACAGCTATCTGTGCCACTACCCGCACTCGAAGGCGATCGCCGAGCGGCTCGTGCTCGAGGCAAACGGGGCGCACGGACTCTGCACGACGGCGCTGCGGCCGCATCTGATCTGGGGGCCGCGGGACAACCATCTCATCCCGCGGCTGGTGCAACGGGCGAGGAGTGGTCGACTCCGGCAGGTGGGAGACGGAACTAACGAGATCTCGATGGCGTATGTTGAGAACGTCGCGGCAGCACACCTGCAGGTGGGCGACCAGCTGCAGCCGGGGGCGGCACCGTGCGGGCAGGCGTACTTCATCAATGAGCCGGAGCCGGTCCTGCTGTGGGAGTGGGTGAACCGGCTGCTGACGACTGCAGGGCTGGATCCTGTCCGAAAGACGATTTCAGCCGGTGCGGCCCGGCGGGTCGGGGCGCTGCTGGAAGGGATCTACACGCTGTTTCGACTGCCGGGTGAACCGCCGATGACCCGCTTCGTCGCCTCGCAGCTGAGTCAGTCCCATTCGTACCGGATCGAGAAAGCGGAGCGGGATTTCGGCTACCGTCCGGTGGTGAGTGTCGACGAGGGCCTGGCGAAACTGGAACCGGAGCTGCGGGCCCTGGCGCAAAAGTGA
- a CDS encoding COG1361 family protein, with translation MKRWTKTSWLAGLAATGALTLGLSGLSLAQSQGERTQSTFTIPPAQELLQIEVDTPEQVRVNNDFEYSIHVTNTSDNVVLHDVKIAQKTQKGFEIESAQVQKKGQQQGNQQQGNQQSADQQKKGQNEEQGQNDKQGQKGDKEKSKKEGNQKGQSKGQSQSKGQSQSTGKGKSEWTISQLEPGETRIIRVKASSENEGEQQMCLMVKSFTPALCLTTTFTKPELKVALDLPEKANVCEPFEIEYYIKNTGTGAVETLTVKSDLPEGLTLEDGSKKINFEVDGLEPEEVRKFVATVMASKAGSYSTRGVVTAPGGLKARSKKWSVDVRAADLAVAIDGPKRVHIDREATYTVRVSNNGDAPARDASLMLQFPQTAGLVSTGEIRQSDQKVASSGNQSGSAQTRTAAYRGEGSEQDKEKSGNNQNQKEQNQKDQNQSDPADEQWNLGDLEPGQTREVEVTLRPEEARKMQIEAIAVHLCGGEEKSEEIKTTAATATEVIAVPALAIAVIDEKDPVGVDSEVTYRIILKNEGTADAEQLDVSIDVPEQFKFVEGSGKTEVNAEEGSLSFATVKKLTPGEEATWEVRFQAKDTGQVRLPVRVTSKTTNQPVKAEEPTRLIRN, from the coding sequence ATGAAGCGATGGACGAAAACAAGCTGGCTGGCCGGACTGGCCGCCACGGGCGCCCTGACGCTAGGTCTGAGCGGCCTCTCGCTGGCTCAGTCGCAGGGGGAACGGACCCAGAGCACGTTTACGATTCCTCCGGCCCAGGAACTGCTGCAGATCGAGGTCGATACGCCTGAACAGGTGCGCGTAAACAACGACTTCGAGTACAGCATCCACGTCACCAACACGTCCGACAACGTCGTTCTGCACGACGTCAAGATCGCGCAGAAGACTCAGAAGGGCTTCGAGATCGAGTCGGCGCAGGTGCAGAAGAAGGGTCAGCAGCAGGGCAACCAGCAGCAGGGCAACCAGCAGTCCGCTGATCAGCAGAAAAAGGGGCAGAACGAGGAACAGGGTCAGAACGACAAGCAGGGCCAGAAGGGCGACAAGGAAAAGAGTAAGAAAGAGGGCAACCAGAAGGGCCAGAGCAAGGGCCAGAGCCAGAGCAAAGGCCAGAGCCAGAGCACAGGCAAAGGCAAGAGCGAGTGGACGATCTCGCAGCTCGAGCCGGGTGAAACGCGAATCATTCGCGTGAAGGCGAGTTCGGAGAACGAAGGCGAACAGCAGATGTGCCTGATGGTGAAGTCGTTCACCCCGGCTCTCTGTCTGACGACGACGTTCACGAAGCCGGAACTGAAGGTCGCTCTCGACCTGCCGGAGAAGGCCAACGTCTGCGAGCCGTTCGAGATTGAATACTACATCAAGAATACCGGAACGGGTGCTGTCGAGACTCTGACGGTCAAGAGCGATCTTCCCGAAGGGCTGACGCTGGAGGACGGCAGCAAGAAGATCAACTTCGAGGTGGACGGTCTCGAGCCGGAAGAAGTCCGCAAGTTCGTGGCCACCGTGATGGCTTCGAAGGCCGGTTCGTATTCGACGCGTGGTGTCGTGACCGCTCCCGGTGGTCTGAAGGCCCGCTCGAAGAAGTGGTCAGTTGATGTGCGTGCAGCCGATCTGGCTGTGGCGATCGACGGTCCGAAGCGCGTGCATATCGACCGCGAAGCGACGTATACCGTCCGCGTGAGCAACAACGGCGATGCGCCGGCTCGCGATGCCAGCCTCATGCTGCAGTTCCCGCAGACCGCCGGTCTGGTGAGCACCGGAGAGATCCGCCAGAGCGATCAGAAGGTCGCTTCGAGCGGCAACCAGAGCGGCAGTGCTCAGACCCGCACGGCTGCGTACCGCGGTGAAGGGAGCGAGCAGGACAAGGAGAAGTCCGGCAACAACCAGAACCAGAAGGAGCAGAATCAGAAGGACCAGAATCAGTCCGATCCTGCTGACGAGCAGTGGAACCTCGGTGATCTCGAGCCAGGTCAGACGCGTGAAGTCGAAGTGACCCTCCGTCCGGAAGAAGCCCGCAAGATGCAGATCGAAGCGATCGCTGTGCATCTGTGTGGCGGCGAAGAGAAGTCGGAAGAGATCAAGACGACCGCTGCAACGGCGACCGAAGTGATTGCCGTCCCGGCACTCGCGATTGCGGTCATCGACGAGAAGGACCCGGTGGGCGTCGATTCGGAAGTGACCTACCGGATCATTCTGAAGAACGAAGGAACGGCTGACGCCGAGCAGCTCGACGTGAGTATCGACGTGCCGGAGCAGTTCAAGTTCGTCGAAGGCTCGGGCAAGACCGAAGTGAATGCTGAAGAAGGATCGCTGTCGTTCGCGACCGTCAAAAAGCTCACTCCCGGCGAAGAAGCCACTTGGGAAGTGCGCTTTCAGGCGAAGGATACCGGTCAGGTCCGACTGCCGGTTCGCGTGACGAGCAAGACGACCAACCAGCCGGTGAAGGCTGAAGAACCGACCCGTCTGATCCGCAACTGA
- a CDS encoding phage holin family protein, producing the protein MSSPGSRTNRVLEHERLRDGLKDEARTIGALLKELRDEMILLFREEVALAKAETAQKAAKFGRNAGYLAVGAAIALAGVLFLVAAAVAGVYAALVAAGLSSLVAVWLAPLVVGLIAGLVGYGLIKKAISTFENESLVPERTVQSLQEDKDWIQEKVQ; encoded by the coding sequence GTGAGCTCACCCGGAAGTAGAACAAATCGTGTCCTGGAGCACGAACGGCTGCGGGACGGACTGAAAGACGAGGCGCGCACCATCGGTGCTCTGCTCAAGGAATTGCGGGACGAGATGATCCTGCTGTTCCGCGAGGAAGTGGCCCTGGCGAAAGCAGAAACGGCCCAGAAGGCGGCGAAGTTCGGTCGCAACGCCGGATACCTGGCGGTGGGAGCGGCGATCGCTCTGGCGGGAGTGCTGTTTCTCGTGGCGGCTGCTGTCGCTGGCGTGTATGCGGCACTTGTCGCGGCAGGACTCTCGAGTCTGGTTGCCGTCTGGCTGGCACCACTGGTCGTCGGTCTGATCGCGGGACTCGTCGGCTACGGACTGATCAAGAAGGCGATCAGCACGTTCGAGAACGAGTCGCTGGTGCCTGAGCGGACCGTGCAGTCGCTACAGGAAGACAAAGACTGGATCCAGGAGAAGGTGCAATAA
- a CDS encoding RodZ family helix-turn-helix domain-containing protein, producing the protein MNRWYEMVFAVLIAGLAVGCDATETETDEVLPEPDTTAAPLEDVDDDAEFVPDNDLADPEPGDAPLVDPTEPATDPLTSESAVTEPAETDLAGTESANADPEGTNSESPEPANPNLAEPPQTKPQDGANESEPTDSDSSSDKPVEEESADSLPNQNQDGSQ; encoded by the coding sequence ATGAACAGATGGTACGAAATGGTCTTCGCTGTGTTGATCGCCGGTCTGGCGGTCGGCTGCGATGCGACCGAGACGGAAACCGATGAGGTGTTGCCGGAACCGGATACGACGGCCGCGCCGCTCGAGGATGTGGACGACGATGCGGAATTCGTCCCGGACAACGATCTGGCGGACCCGGAGCCTGGCGATGCCCCTCTGGTCGATCCGACGGAGCCGGCGACCGATCCACTGACGAGCGAGTCAGCGGTGACAGAGCCGGCAGAAACGGATCTGGCGGGTACAGAGTCGGCGAACGCCGATCCGGAAGGCACAAATTCGGAGAGTCCCGAGCCGGCGAATCCGAATCTTGCCGAGCCGCCGCAAACGAAACCACAGGACGGAGCGAACGAGTCGGAACCGACCGACTCGGATTCGTCTTCAGACAAGCCGGTTGAAGAAGAGTCGGCCGATTCGCTTCCGAATCAGAACCAGGACGGCTCGCAGTAA